A window of Prolixibacter sp. SD074 contains these coding sequences:
- a CDS encoding ComEC/Rec2 family competence protein, translated as MTSLTDHLRRVPFFRFLLPFVAGILSGYSIEGFHLYIGLAGLSILFFLLITFRRSGYRVAPLFGALLYFFLFVFGWYWYQQRQCRPQPIPEQTTLFAVVTGFPEEKTNSYKTVLQILPGKQTILTYLKKDSIAASLTPGQVIAFHRRPTSIPPPTNPGEFNYQEYMIRHGIAYRLYLSTEDYFVTTAKIRLNLRQKALVIRNHLQNVFVRYGFSGNEMSILSALVLGDRENIDPEIKEEFTNSGAIHILAVSGLHVGIIYFVFSFLLRFLKTYRKGRFARLFILLTVIWGYAFITGLSPSVLRAATMFSFIAIGENINRQNNVYNTLAASAFLLLLFNPMLLFEVGFQLSYAAVLSIVFFQPLIYHTIYIRSWWPDKLWGLLTVSLAAQIGVSPLSIFYFHQFPVYFWLTNLFAIPLTTLIIYAAFLLLSLSFIPVIGKVIALLLHIVVKALLYAVSTVNMLPGSIISNISFPPQMLVTSILVIIFLTLFITVKQKIYLQLTLLSLIILSGITTFEKYQLLTRREIVFFNIPRKTLIATIHGKSIVWISSEDSITTKKKMAIYMGPFEQMHGTTTSVIIPLSGKRARQFSFLRKKKDMINFAGMRIWVPEKAEMPAFMPPADLIYLYKFDPEGITKFKAEEHPVMQFVTNTPPFPDKKSKKAGKSKILPGNVYSLPDKGALRANIFISDKNKKNGIKIGYITH; from the coding sequence ATGACCAGCCTGACTGACCATCTTCGCCGAGTTCCTTTCTTCCGTTTTCTCCTTCCATTCGTCGCCGGAATCCTGTCCGGCTATTCCATAGAAGGCTTCCATTTGTATATTGGCCTCGCCGGGCTCTCCATTCTTTTTTTCTTACTGATAACATTTCGTCGATCGGGCTACCGGGTGGCACCTTTGTTCGGTGCTCTCCTGTACTTTTTCCTATTCGTCTTCGGATGGTACTGGTACCAACAACGACAATGCCGTCCCCAACCTATTCCGGAGCAAACAACACTCTTTGCCGTAGTAACGGGTTTCCCGGAAGAAAAGACCAATTCATACAAAACGGTTTTACAAATCCTTCCCGGCAAGCAAACCATACTAACATACCTGAAAAAAGATTCGATAGCTGCCAGTTTAACTCCCGGACAGGTTATTGCCTTTCATCGCCGACCAACCTCCATCCCACCTCCCACCAACCCGGGCGAATTCAATTACCAGGAATACATGATAAGGCACGGCATTGCTTACCGGCTCTATCTCAGCACAGAAGATTACTTCGTTACAACCGCAAAAATCCGCCTGAACCTCCGTCAAAAAGCGTTGGTTATTCGCAACCATCTGCAAAATGTATTTGTCCGTTACGGTTTTTCCGGCAACGAGATGAGCATACTGTCGGCACTGGTTTTAGGAGACCGGGAAAATATTGATCCGGAAATAAAGGAAGAGTTTACCAATTCCGGCGCCATTCATATCCTGGCCGTATCAGGCCTGCACGTCGGAATAATCTACTTCGTATTCAGCTTTCTGCTGCGTTTTCTAAAAACATACCGTAAGGGCCGCTTTGCCAGGCTCTTCATACTCCTCACAGTTATATGGGGTTATGCGTTTATTACCGGGTTATCTCCCTCTGTTTTGCGTGCAGCCACCATGTTTTCGTTCATCGCTATTGGCGAAAATATCAACCGCCAAAACAACGTTTACAATACGCTGGCAGCATCAGCCTTTTTATTGTTACTCTTCAATCCCATGTTGCTGTTTGAAGTAGGATTCCAACTGTCGTATGCAGCCGTTCTTTCCATCGTATTCTTTCAGCCATTAATTTACCATACCATTTACATACGCAGCTGGTGGCCCGATAAACTTTGGGGACTGCTGACCGTTTCCCTGGCGGCTCAAATTGGTGTTTCTCCTCTCTCTATCTTTTATTTCCATCAATTCCCGGTTTATTTCTGGCTGACCAATCTATTTGCGATCCCCCTGACCACCCTCATCATTTACGCCGCATTTCTACTTCTTTCACTCTCCTTCATTCCTGTAATAGGGAAAGTCATAGCACTTCTCCTGCACATTGTGGTAAAGGCCCTATTATACGCAGTGTCGACTGTTAACATGCTTCCCGGATCGATTATTTCCAATATTTCATTCCCCCCCCAAATGCTGGTTACTTCGATCCTGGTTATCATCTTTCTTACCCTGTTCATTACTGTAAAACAAAAGATATATCTTCAGCTGACACTACTTTCACTCATCATCTTATCGGGAATAACAACCTTCGAGAAGTATCAACTTCTAACCCGGCGGGAAATCGTATTCTTCAATATTCCCCGAAAAACATTGATTGCTACCATTCATGGCAAAAGCATCGTTTGGATTTCATCGGAAGATTCAATCACAACCAAAAAAAAGATGGCCATTTACATGGGGCCTTTCGAACAGATGCATGGTACAACCACGTCCGTAATAATTCCGTTATCCGGGAAAAGAGCCCGGCAGTTTTCCTTTCTACGCAAGAAAAAAGACATGATAAACTTCGCCGGTATGAGAATATGGGTCCCGGAAAAAGCAGAAATGCCGGCGTTTATGCCACCTGCCGACCTGATTTACTTGTATAAATTCGACCCTGAGGGCATCACGAAATTCAAGGCAGAAGAACATCCTGTTATGCAATTTGTTACGAACACCCCACCGTTTCCTGATAAAAAATCGAAAAAAGCCGGAAAAAGTAAAATCCTTCCGGGAAATGTATACTCTCTTCCTGACAAAGGAGCGCTACGCGCAAACATCTTTATTTCAGATAAAAACAAAAAAAACGGCATCAAAATTGGATATATAACTCATTAA
- the def gene encoding peptide deformylase: MILPVTVFGDPVLRKVASDIDKDYKGLQELIDNMFETMYNAEGVGLAAPQVGLSIRVFVVDATPIADEEPELKDFKKAFINPHIIEKDGEEVLMEEGCLSIPFIREEVKRKSRIRMKYFDENWVEHDEVFEGFTARILQHEYDHLDGILFVDYATPLKKRLLKSKLTAITKGKVQPSYRIKLPKI; encoded by the coding sequence ATGATTTTACCTGTAACCGTTTTCGGCGACCCGGTTTTACGAAAAGTGGCTTCGGACATTGACAAAGACTACAAAGGTCTGCAGGAACTTATCGATAACATGTTTGAAACCATGTACAATGCAGAGGGAGTAGGACTGGCCGCACCACAGGTTGGTTTGTCTATCCGTGTTTTTGTGGTCGATGCCACGCCCATAGCTGACGAAGAACCGGAGTTAAAAGATTTCAAAAAAGCATTCATCAATCCCCATATCATAGAAAAAGACGGTGAAGAAGTTCTCATGGAAGAAGGTTGTTTGAGCATTCCTTTCATCCGGGAAGAGGTGAAACGGAAAAGCCGCATCCGCATGAAGTATTTCGATGAGAATTGGGTGGAGCATGACGAAGTATTTGAAGGATTTACTGCAAGAATTTTGCAACACGAGTACGACCATCTCGACGGAATCCTGTTTGTCGATTACGCTACACCGCTGAAAAAGCGTTTGCTGAAAAGCAAGTTGACAGCGATTACCAAAGGAAAAGTACAGCCTTCGTACCGGATAAAGCTTCCCAAAATCTAA
- the ruvX gene encoding Holliday junction resolvase RuvX: MGRILALDYGRKRIGVAVTDPLQLIASRLTTIATHEIWDFLSEYLQKEDVETLVIGYPVQLNNEPSESIRYINPFLKKFRKLYPDMPVKQIDERFTSKIAFQSMIDAGLRKKSRQDKAMVDAVSATIILQSYLEENKYKK; this comes from the coding sequence GTGGGAAGGATTCTGGCCCTTGATTACGGCAGAAAGCGAATTGGAGTAGCGGTGACCGATCCACTTCAGTTAATTGCCAGTAGGCTTACAACCATAGCTACACACGAAATCTGGGATTTTCTGAGTGAATATTTACAAAAAGAAGATGTTGAAACTCTTGTAATCGGTTATCCGGTGCAGTTAAACAACGAACCTTCTGAATCCATTCGGTACATCAATCCGTTTCTGAAAAAATTCAGGAAACTCTATCCTGACATGCCCGTTAAACAAATAGATGAGCGCTTTACATCCAAAATAGCGTTTCAAAGTATGATTGATGCCGGCTTGCGAAAAAAATCGCGACAGGACAAAGCAATGGTGGATGCCGTAAGTGCCACCATCATTTTACAATCTTATTTGGAAGAAAATAAATACAAAAAATAA
- the ppdK gene encoding pyruvate, phosphate dikinase, producing MAKNVYKFGNGQAEGRADMRNLLGGKGANLAEMNLIGVPVPPGFTITTDVCTVYTKEGRDAALKLINNEVKEAVAHIEELTGTKFGDKNNPCLVSVRSGARASMPGMMDTILNLGLNDMAVEGMSKKTGNNRFGWDSYRRFIQMYGDVVMDLKPKNKEDIDPFEEIIEAMKEEKGIEQDTEFTIDDLKVLVLRFKEAIKNETGKEFPTDPWEQLWGAITAVFDSWMNDRAILYRRLNSIPEEWGTAVNVQAMVFGNMGDNSATGVAFTRDAATGENLFNGEYLINAQGEDVVAGTRTPQQITKEGSLRWAKLQGISEEERASKYPSLEESMPTAYKELDEIQHKLEEHYQDMQDMEFTIQEGKLWLLQTRNGKRTGAAMVKIAMDMLKAGEIDEETAILRLEPNKLDELLHPIFDTKALEQATVIAKGLPASPGAATGQVVFFADEAKKYENSVLVRIETSPEDLEGMNVARGILTARGGMTSHAAVVARGMGKCCVSGTGGIKIDYKTRSFVANGKTYKEGDWISLNGTTGEVYDGKVITKIPDLSGDFGLIMELSDKFTRMYVRTNADTPKDAQIARNFGAQGIGLCRTEHMFFEGERIKAMREMILASDEEGRRKALVKLLPYQREDFEGIFEAMAGYGVTVRLLDPPLHEFVPHQQATQKELAGEMGVAIDVIRSKVAELEEFNPMLGHRGCRLGNTYPEITEMQARAIIEAAINLKAKGIDARPEIMVPLVGTLKELKLQADIINETAEKVFQEKGDRIDYKVGTMIEVPRAALTAAEIAEVAEFFSFGTNDLTQMTFGYSRDDAGKFLPIYIKKGILKQNPFQVLDQEGVGQLIDMATKRGRGTNPNLKVGICGEHGGEPSSVEFCNSVGLDYVSCSPYRVPIARLAAAQANLKQG from the coding sequence ATGGCTAAAAATGTATACAAATTCGGTAATGGACAGGCGGAGGGCCGTGCCGATATGCGTAATCTGTTAGGAGGAAAAGGAGCCAATCTGGCAGAAATGAACCTGATTGGAGTACCGGTTCCCCCAGGCTTCACCATTACCACTGATGTATGTACCGTTTACACCAAAGAAGGCCGTGATGCAGCACTCAAACTAATCAATAATGAAGTAAAAGAAGCTGTCGCGCACATTGAAGAGCTTACCGGAACAAAATTTGGGGACAAAAACAATCCGTGTTTGGTTTCTGTCCGTTCAGGCGCCAGGGCTTCCATGCCAGGTATGATGGATACCATCCTCAACCTTGGGTTGAATGATATGGCAGTGGAAGGGATGTCAAAAAAAACCGGCAACAATCGTTTTGGATGGGATTCATACCGACGTTTTATCCAGATGTATGGTGACGTGGTAATGGATCTGAAGCCGAAAAACAAAGAAGATATCGATCCTTTCGAAGAAATCATCGAAGCGATGAAAGAAGAGAAAGGAATCGAACAGGATACCGAATTCACCATTGACGATCTGAAAGTTCTGGTTCTTCGTTTTAAAGAAGCGATTAAAAACGAAACCGGCAAAGAATTCCCAACGGATCCATGGGAGCAGCTTTGGGGGGCCATTACGGCTGTATTTGACAGTTGGATGAACGACCGTGCAATCTTGTATCGTCGCCTGAACTCCATTCCCGAAGAATGGGGAACTGCCGTTAATGTTCAAGCCATGGTATTCGGTAACATGGGAGACAATTCAGCTACCGGTGTTGCCTTTACCCGTGATGCTGCAACCGGCGAAAACCTGTTTAACGGTGAATACCTCATCAATGCGCAGGGTGAAGATGTTGTTGCCGGGACCCGTACTCCACAGCAAATTACCAAAGAGGGTTCTCTCCGTTGGGCAAAACTCCAGGGCATTAGCGAAGAAGAACGCGCCAGCAAATATCCTTCACTGGAAGAATCAATGCCAACAGCTTACAAAGAACTGGACGAAATACAGCATAAACTGGAAGAGCACTACCAGGATATGCAGGATATGGAATTCACCATTCAGGAGGGCAAACTTTGGTTGCTCCAAACCCGTAACGGCAAACGCACCGGTGCAGCCATGGTAAAAATTGCCATGGATATGTTGAAAGCTGGAGAAATTGACGAAGAAACAGCCATTCTTCGCCTCGAACCCAACAAACTCGATGAGCTTCTTCACCCGATTTTCGACACCAAAGCCCTGGAGCAGGCAACTGTTATTGCAAAAGGCCTTCCGGCATCCCCCGGTGCTGCTACCGGCCAAGTCGTTTTCTTCGCTGATGAAGCCAAAAAATATGAAAACTCCGTTCTCGTTCGTATCGAAACTTCTCCGGAGGATCTCGAAGGGATGAACGTTGCACGTGGAATTCTTACTGCACGTGGAGGTATGACTTCCCACGCAGCTGTAGTTGCCCGCGGTATGGGTAAATGCTGTGTTTCCGGGACCGGAGGCATTAAAATTGACTACAAAACCCGCTCTTTCGTTGCTAACGGAAAAACATACAAAGAAGGTGACTGGATTTCACTCAACGGAACTACCGGAGAAGTTTATGATGGTAAAGTAATTACCAAAATTCCCGATCTGAGTGGAGACTTTGGCCTCATCATGGAGCTGTCAGATAAATTCACCCGCATGTATGTTCGAACCAACGCCGACACACCGAAAGATGCGCAGATTGCCCGTAATTTTGGCGCTCAGGGTATTGGCCTCTGTCGTACCGAGCATATGTTCTTTGAAGGAGAGCGTATCAAAGCCATGCGTGAAATGATCCTGGCTTCAGATGAAGAAGGAAGACGGAAAGCATTGGTTAAGCTGCTCCCCTACCAACGTGAAGACTTTGAAGGTATCTTCGAAGCCATGGCTGGTTACGGAGTAACAGTTCGTCTGCTTGACCCGCCACTTCACGAATTTGTTCCTCACCAGCAGGCAACTCAGAAAGAGCTGGCTGGCGAAATGGGTGTTGCAATCGACGTTATCCGTTCGAAAGTAGCCGAGCTGGAAGAGTTCAACCCGATGCTCGGACACCGTGGTTGTCGTTTGGGTAACACCTATCCGGAAATCACCGAGATGCAGGCTCGTGCTATTATTGAAGCAGCAATAAACCTGAAAGCTAAAGGTATTGATGCCCGTCCGGAAATTATGGTCCCGCTCGTAGGTACCCTGAAAGAACTGAAACTTCAGGCAGACATCATTAATGAAACGGCTGAGAAAGTATTCCAGGAAAAAGGTGACCGCATCGATTACAAAGTTGGTACCATGATTGAAGTTCCGCGTGCTGCACTTACTGCTGCCGAGATTGCTGAAGTCGCTGAATTCTTCTCATTCGGGACCAATGACCTTACGCAGATGACCTTTGGTTATTCGCGTGATGATGCCGGTAAATTTCTGCCGATTTACATCAAGAAAGGTATTCTGAAGCAGAATCCGTTCCAGGTCCTCGATCAGGAGGGAGTCGGTCAATTAATTGATATGGCCACTAAACGTGGTCGTGGAACTAACCCGAACCTGAAAGTGGGTATATGTGGTGAGCATGGTGGTGAACCGAGCTCTGTTGAGTTCTGCAACAGTGTAGGCCTCGACTATGTAAGTTGTTCTCCTTACCGCGTTCCGATTGCACGTCTGGCAGCAGCTCAGGCCAACCTGAAACAAGGATAA
- the nagB gene encoding glucosamine-6-phosphate deaminase, whose protein sequence is MRLIIQPAPDDVARWAANYIVRKINLANPTADKPFVLGLPTGSTPLNTYHELIRLHREGKVSFKHVVTFNMDEYVGLPEEHPESYHSFMWSNFFKHIDIQEKNINILNGNADDLKAECARYEEKIKSVGGIDLFMGGVGADGHIAFNEPGSSLVSRTRDKELNYDTRAANSRFFDNDINKVPKLALTVGVGTVMDAKEVLVLVTGHNKARALHQAIEGGVNHMWTITALQLHPRGIIICEENATVELKVGTCKHFKDIEKNNLSPDAIWEKDGNLGW, encoded by the coding sequence ATGAGACTAATCATTCAACCTGCACCTGATGATGTGGCCCGTTGGGCAGCCAACTACATCGTACGTAAAATCAACCTGGCAAATCCTACGGCTGACAAGCCATTTGTACTGGGATTACCCACCGGAAGTACGCCTCTGAATACTTATCATGAACTGATACGATTGCATCGGGAAGGAAAAGTTTCATTCAAACATGTGGTCACTTTTAACATGGATGAATATGTCGGGCTTCCGGAAGAACATCCCGAAAGTTACCACTCTTTTATGTGGTCCAACTTCTTCAAGCATATCGATATACAAGAGAAAAATATCAATATTCTCAATGGAAACGCAGACGATCTAAAAGCCGAGTGCGCCCGTTACGAAGAAAAGATCAAATCAGTTGGCGGAATTGATTTATTCATGGGAGGTGTTGGAGCTGACGGACATATTGCATTTAATGAGCCGGGATCCAGTCTGGTGTCGCGAACACGAGACAAAGAACTGAATTACGATACACGGGCCGCCAATTCCCGCTTTTTCGACAACGACATTAATAAAGTACCCAAATTGGCTTTGACCGTTGGTGTGGGAACCGTGATGGACGCAAAAGAAGTACTGGTATTGGTTACCGGACATAACAAAGCACGTGCCTTGCACCAGGCAATTGAAGGTGGGGTCAATCATATGTGGACCATCACCGCCTTGCAGCTTCACCCGCGTGGTATCATTATTTGTGAGGAAAATGCCACCGTTGAATTAAAAGTAGGAACCTGCAAACATTTCAAAGATATTGAGAAAAACAATCTTTCACCCGACGCAATTTGGGAGAAAGACGGCAATTTAGGGTGGTAA
- a CDS encoding DMT family transporter — MQYIGEIAGIATAMFWTVTSMAFQVATRRAGSLNVNIIRLVLAFIFYVLYMRISRGIWLPTDASPEAWKWLGISGLIGFVLGDYFLFRSYSFVSARISMLMMSLAPLVAALLGYIVLGERFTLLNTVGLLLVLSGIAMVILNRGDKTESNGRFKYSLKGILLAFGGAVGQGSGAVLSKFGMASYDAFSASQIRVIAGVLGFSLIFTLTRKWKGVFSTVKDIKAMKPILIGAFFGPFIGVGLSMVALQHTSAGIASTLMATVPVFILLPSVLFFGEKLTWREVLGAFITVGGIAVFFIH, encoded by the coding sequence ATGCAATATATCGGGGAAATAGCTGGCATTGCTACGGCCATGTTTTGGACTGTAACTTCCATGGCATTTCAGGTGGCCACACGCCGGGCCGGATCACTAAATGTCAATATTATACGCCTTGTGCTGGCGTTTATTTTTTATGTGCTGTACATGCGCATCAGCCGTGGTATCTGGCTTCCTACCGACGCGTCTCCCGAAGCATGGAAATGGTTGGGCATATCCGGACTCATCGGGTTTGTTTTGGGCGATTACTTCTTATTTCGCTCCTATTCTTTTGTCAGTGCACGAATTTCCATGCTGATGATGTCGCTAGCCCCTCTTGTAGCAGCGCTACTTGGATACATTGTTTTAGGTGAACGTTTTACCCTGTTAAATACGGTTGGATTACTTCTGGTGTTGTCTGGGATTGCGATGGTTATTCTTAATCGCGGCGATAAAACGGAGAGTAATGGCCGGTTCAAATATTCTTTAAAAGGAATATTGTTGGCTTTTGGGGGAGCAGTGGGACAGGGCTCAGGAGCTGTTTTGTCAAAATTTGGAATGGCAAGCTACGACGCATTCTCGGCATCACAAATCAGGGTGATTGCCGGTGTATTAGGATTCTCGCTCATCTTTACCTTAACCCGCAAATGGAAGGGCGTTTTCTCAACAGTTAAGGATATCAAAGCCATGAAGCCGATTTTAATAGGAGCTTTTTTCGGCCCATTTATTGGAGTTGGACTTAGCATGGTTGCCCTTCAACATACCTCAGCCGGAATCGCCTCCACACTGATGGCTACCGTTCCGGTATTTATTCTGTTGCCCTCTGTTCTGTTTTTTGGTGAGAAATTAACCTGGAGGGAAGTATTGGGTGCATTTATTACAGTTGGGGGCATTGCCGTTTTTTTCATCCATTAA
- a CDS encoding TetR/AcrR family transcriptional regulator, with protein sequence MTVRSVINKNAVPPTPEQYEQMRQEKRRKIIDGALELFASEGYHATSVAKIAEKAYISKGLLYNYFESKDDVLKEIAQVGFFFHRH encoded by the coding sequence ATGACCGTGCGTTCAGTCATAAATAAGAATGCTGTGCCACCTACGCCCGAACAATACGAACAGATGCGTCAGGAGAAGCGGCGCAAGATAATCGATGGGGCCCTTGAATTGTTTGCCAGCGAGGGGTATCATGCCACGTCGGTTGCCAAAATTGCTGAGAAGGCCTATATATCCAAAGGTCTGTTGTACAACTATTTCGAAAGCAAGGATGATGTGCTGAAAGAGATTGCTCAGGTCGGATTTTTCTTTCATCGACACTGA
- a CDS encoding DegT/DnrJ/EryC1/StrS aminotransferase family protein has translation MAGTELFGAEERKEVMDVLETGILFRYNHDDQRNNIWKAKTFEQEFAGYLGSKHAHFCSSGTAADAIALAVSGVGVGDEVIVPPYTFIAPIEAVLTAGGVPVFADIDETLCLSPEAIEKAITPRTKAVLLIQVFGSMGRMDEIVEVCKKHNLKLIEDAAPALGGSYKGKMLGTFGDVSAFSFDFYKIITAGEGGAVAMNSDELYEKTHMYADHGHDHIGNNRGAEQHPILGFNFRGSELHAAVALAQLRKLPYIIEQQRKNQAALKEILGEFSEIQLREVPDEDGDSGTFLSFFLPDAKKARAVFDALQEQGIGSSYWYQNNFHYHRQWEHLKKLKSIYPLPLTAVDNVPDYENLSLPVTDGIMQRLVMVQIMVNWSDEKLKELQLKLRTALNSALNN, from the coding sequence ATGGCCGGAACAGAACTTTTCGGTGCGGAGGAGAGAAAAGAGGTTATGGATGTCCTGGAGACAGGCATTCTCTTTCGCTATAATCATGATGACCAACGGAATAATATCTGGAAAGCAAAAACATTTGAACAGGAATTTGCCGGTTACCTGGGCAGTAAGCATGCTCATTTCTGCTCAAGCGGGACAGCGGCTGATGCCATTGCTCTTGCGGTAAGTGGTGTCGGCGTTGGAGACGAGGTAATTGTCCCGCCATACACGTTTATTGCGCCCATTGAAGCGGTTTTAACGGCCGGCGGCGTACCCGTTTTTGCCGATATTGATGAGACTTTGTGTTTGAGCCCTGAAGCCATCGAAAAGGCGATTACACCAAGGACTAAAGCCGTTCTGCTTATTCAGGTGTTCGGTTCAATGGGACGGATGGACGAGATTGTCGAAGTTTGTAAGAAACACAATCTGAAACTGATCGAAGATGCCGCTCCTGCATTGGGGGGAAGCTATAAAGGAAAAATGCTGGGAACATTTGGTGATGTTTCTGCGTTTTCATTTGACTTTTATAAGATCATCACTGCCGGTGAAGGTGGAGCTGTGGCCATGAACAGTGATGAACTGTATGAAAAGACACATATGTATGCCGATCATGGCCACGACCACATCGGAAACAACCGGGGTGCAGAACAACACCCGATACTCGGATTTAATTTCCGTGGGTCGGAATTGCATGCGGCAGTTGCGTTGGCACAGTTGCGTAAATTGCCATACATTATTGAACAGCAACGGAAAAATCAGGCCGCGTTGAAAGAAATACTCGGTGAGTTTTCTGAAATTCAACTCAGGGAAGTACCTGACGAGGATGGTGATTCGGGCACATTCCTGAGTTTTTTTCTTCCGGACGCGAAAAAGGCACGGGCTGTTTTCGATGCTTTACAGGAACAAGGCATCGGTTCATCCTATTGGTATCAGAATAACTTCCACTATCACAGACAGTGGGAACATCTGAAAAAACTGAAATCGATTTATCCGCTGCCGTTGACGGCTGTGGACAATGTTCCGGATTACGAGAATCTTTCGCTACCCGTTACCGATGGCATTATGCAACGACTGGTGATGGTTCAGATCATGGTAAACTGGAGTGATGAGAAATTGAAAGAATTGCAATTGAAATTAAGAACTGCACTGAATAGCGCACTAAATAATTAA
- a CDS encoding iron-containing alcohol dehydrogenase family protein has translation MFRNYKAVGRVLYGRDAFAQLNDIFEPLRFDAGSYVLFLVDEYFEGKELVRRIPMKGMDLIRFMNVTDEPKTKVVDAVVEEVMNEKGAPPVSVVGIGGGSSMDYAKAIRLMFTNPGSSARYQGLDLIKNKGVHCTVVPTISGTGAEVSMTTVLTGPEKKLGIKGDYTPADQVVLDPDLIKSVPDPQHFYTGMDCYIHNVEALNGNRRTVMGASLGRESLQLCQEIFLSGNSRTPENDEKLMVASYLGGLSLTYSEVGACHAISYGLATVTGIHHGIGNCIVFNQLDEFYPDEVNEFRKMMEINKVDLPKGVLKDYSSGDIEKMVDVALTLTFMWAHVAGPEWESVITREKLRDLYMKM, from the coding sequence ATGTTTAGGAATTATAAAGCTGTCGGCCGCGTACTTTATGGCCGGGATGCATTTGCTCAGTTAAATGACATTTTCGAACCGCTTCGTTTCGATGCAGGTTCTTATGTCCTTTTTCTTGTGGATGAGTATTTTGAAGGGAAAGAACTGGTACGCAGAATTCCGATGAAAGGAATGGATCTGATCCGGTTTATGAATGTGACCGATGAGCCCAAAACCAAAGTAGTTGATGCGGTGGTTGAAGAGGTGATGAATGAGAAGGGTGCCCCTCCGGTATCTGTTGTCGGAATTGGCGGAGGAAGTTCGATGGATTATGCCAAAGCCATTCGGTTAATGTTTACGAATCCGGGGTCATCGGCTCGTTATCAAGGCTTGGATTTAATTAAAAATAAGGGAGTTCATTGTACTGTTGTTCCTACCATTTCAGGAACCGGTGCCGAAGTTTCGATGACAACCGTTTTAACCGGTCCCGAGAAAAAACTGGGAATCAAAGGAGATTACACTCCGGCCGATCAGGTGGTACTTGATCCCGATTTAATCAAGTCGGTACCCGACCCGCAACACTTTTATACGGGGATGGACTGTTACATTCACAATGTTGAGGCATTGAATGGAAATCGCAGAACGGTTATGGGAGCTTCACTTGGTCGCGAATCGTTACAATTGTGCCAGGAAATATTCCTTTCGGGAAATAGCCGGACGCCTGAGAATGACGAGAAGCTGATGGTTGCATCTTATCTTGGCGGATTGTCTTTGACCTATTCTGAAGTGGGTGCTTGTCACGCTATTTCATATGGTTTGGCGACCGTAACAGGAATTCACCACGGAATCGGAAACTGCATTGTGTTCAATCAGCTCGATGAGTTTTACCCGGACGAAGTGAACGAGTTCCGCAAAATGATGGAGATTAATAAAGTCGATTTGCCAAAAGGTGTCTTGAAAGATTATTCTTCCGGGGATATCGAAAAAATGGTGGATGTGGCTCTTACATTGACTTTCATGTGGGCTCACGTGGCAGGTCCCGAGTGGGAAAGTGTAATTACCCGAGAAAAACTCAGGGATTTATACATGAAAATGTAA